The Mercurialis annua linkage group LG2, ddMerAnnu1.2, whole genome shotgun sequence genome contains a region encoding:
- the LOC126669804 gene encoding homeobox-leucine zipper protein PROTODERMAL FACTOR 2-like isoform X2 produces the protein MISVVEGLASQDERMKIRGELGLGPKINSKDAHLMKMNGNVPCPTHTPPRSPANSSESGVDSLSSSNIPFTTNRASDLLMAVSLGAEENKTKITELANSSMEELIRMAFQGEPLWQRQFNSDIEILNEAEYIREFRAFDASLREIMKMIEVGDPQSFSNLDGNYDFTQRRNVLHQQDDQSDVLQTEASREIGFVNVNAASIVECLMDMNQWSLAFSKIVSRATLLGILSVGPVARNYDATLQVMRAEFHMPTPLVPVRECQFARYCKRLGFKTWGVVDVSLENLFPYPLVKFQRRPSGCLIQEMPNGHSKVTWVEHVEVDYSLVYRVFQPFVSSGFAFGAKRWIATLIQHYEGIATLMSEQKLSVDGETICQNGKRSLIMLAERMMRKFCEDLSASSNNFWMQFPMSGADDCKMMTKNIGANSGDPITTIAFTHSLWLAAPPIRVFDFLRHEDCRNKWDLLSRELEIQELTHIIKGQNQDNTISIIKTLSDPNHKEIMYLQESYSDPSGYYVVYAPFDLDSMETILNGGKPDDMNVLPSGFVIHPGKSVNDGDHEGANCLLTLSFHIVDDSSSKNTISAQSVDTIFKILRETSYMIQSAVSYDDS, from the exons ATGATCAGTGTTGTGGAAGGATTAGCAAGCCAAGATGAAAGGATGAAGATTAGAGGGGAATTAGGGTTAGGGCCTAAAATTAATTCAAAG GATGCTCATTTGATGAAAATGAATGGAAATGTGCCTTGCCCTACACATACACCTCCTCGGTCTCCGGCGAATTCATCAGAAAGTGGAGTTGATTCATTGTCATCTTCGAACATTCCGTTCACTACTAACCGAGCAAGCGATCTTTTAATGGCGGTCTCACTTGGTGCTGAAGAAAACAAGACTAAAATCACTGAGCTTGCTAATTCATCAATGGAAGAGCTTATAAGAATGGCTTTTCAAGGAGAACCTCTATGGCAACGCCAATTCAATAGTGATATTGAGATTCTAAATGAAGCTGAATATATACGAGAATTTCGAGCATTCGATGCAAGTCTCCGAGAGATAATGAAGATGATTGAAGTTGGTGATCCTCAATCCTTTTCAAATTTAGATGgaaattatgattttactcaACGTAGAAATGTGTTACATCAACAAGATGATCAATCGGATGTTCTTCAAACCGAGGCTTCACGAGAGATAGGGTTTGTTAATGTGAATGCTGCAAGTATTGTTGAATGCCTTATGGACATG AATCAATGGTCACTAGCATTCTCCAAGATTGTATCAAGAGCAACCCTACTTGGAATTTTGTCCGTCGGTCCGGTCGCCCGGAACTATGATGCAACTTTGCAAGTG ATGAGGGCAGAATTTCATATGCCTACACCACTTGTTCCTGTGAGAGAGTGTCAATTTGCAAGATACTGTAAACGTCTAGGGTTTAAGACATGGGGAGTCGTTGATGTCTCCTTGGAGAATTTATTTCCATATCCTCTTGTCAAATTCCAACGAAGGCCATCAGGATGTTTGATCCAAGAAATGCCCAATGGACATTCTAAG GTTACATGGGTGGAGCATGTGGAAGTTGATTATTCTCTAGTGTATAGGGTTTTTCAACCATTTGTCTCCTCTGGTTTTGCATTTGGTGCAAAGCGTTGGATTGCTACTTTAATCCAACATTATGAGGGGATTGCAACATTAATGTCCGAACAAAAGTTATCCGTCGACGGAG AAACGATATGCCAAAATGGGAAAAGGAGTTTAATAATGCTAGCAGAAAGAATGATGAGGAAATTTTGCGAGGATCTGAGTGCCTCTTCTAATAATTTCTGGATGCAATTTCCGATGAGTGGAGCTGATGATTGTAAGATGATGACCAAAAATATTGGAGCAAATTCAGGTGATCCCATTACAACAATAGCCTTCACTCATTCCTTATGGCTTGCAGCTCCTCCTATTCGAGTTTTCGATTTTCTTCGCCACGAAGATTGTCGAAACAAG TGGGATTTGCTATCTCGTGAGCTTGAAATTCAAGAACTTACTCACATCATTAAGGGACAGAATCAAGATAACACCATCTCCATCATCAAAACTTTG AGTGATCCAAACCACAAAGAAATAATGTACCTGCAAGAAAGCTACAGCGACCCAAGTGGATACTACGTCGTTTATGCTCCATTTGACCTAGACTCCATGGAAACTATACTAAATGGTGGAAAACCTGATGATATGAACGTCTTACCATCAGGATTTGTGATCCATCCTGGTAAATCCGTAAATGATGGCGATCATGAAGGTGCCAATTGTCTTCTTACCCTTTCATTTCACATCGTTGATGATTCGTcttcaaaaaatacaatttctGCTCAATCTGTTGATACGATTTTTAAGATCCTTCGAGAAACTTCTTACATGATCCAGTCTGCTGTTTCCTATGATGATTCTTAG
- the LOC126669804 gene encoding homeobox-leucine zipper protein PROTODERMAL FACTOR 2-like isoform X1: MKMIRSNGRITDNQSKKNDDLKEMVGHENSEKNGGRLRDMKNNVVEGLASQDERMKIRGELGLGPKINSKDAHLMKMNGNVPCPTHTPPRSPANSSESGVDSLSSSNIPFTTNRASDLLMAVSLGAEENKTKITELANSSMEELIRMAFQGEPLWQRQFNSDIEILNEAEYIREFRAFDASLREIMKMIEVGDPQSFSNLDGNYDFTQRRNVLHQQDDQSDVLQTEASREIGFVNVNAASIVECLMDMNQWSLAFSKIVSRATLLGILSVGPVARNYDATLQVMRAEFHMPTPLVPVRECQFARYCKRLGFKTWGVVDVSLENLFPYPLVKFQRRPSGCLIQEMPNGHSKVTWVEHVEVDYSLVYRVFQPFVSSGFAFGAKRWIATLIQHYEGIATLMSEQKLSVDGETICQNGKRSLIMLAERMMRKFCEDLSASSNNFWMQFPMSGADDCKMMTKNIGANSGDPITTIAFTHSLWLAAPPIRVFDFLRHEDCRNKWDLLSRELEIQELTHIIKGQNQDNTISIIKTLSDPNHKEIMYLQESYSDPSGYYVVYAPFDLDSMETILNGGKPDDMNVLPSGFVIHPGKSVNDGDHEGANCLLTLSFHIVDDSSSKNTISAQSVDTIFKILRETSYMIQSAVSYDDS, encoded by the exons ATGAAGATGATTAGATCAAATGGGAGGATTACTGATAACCAAAGCAAAAAAAATGACGATCTTAAGGAAATGGTGGGCCATGAAAACTCAGAAAAAAATGGTGGCAGACTAAGAGATATGAAGAATAA TGTTGTGGAAGGATTAGCAAGCCAAGATGAAAGGATGAAGATTAGAGGGGAATTAGGGTTAGGGCCTAAAATTAATTCAAAG GATGCTCATTTGATGAAAATGAATGGAAATGTGCCTTGCCCTACACATACACCTCCTCGGTCTCCGGCGAATTCATCAGAAAGTGGAGTTGATTCATTGTCATCTTCGAACATTCCGTTCACTACTAACCGAGCAAGCGATCTTTTAATGGCGGTCTCACTTGGTGCTGAAGAAAACAAGACTAAAATCACTGAGCTTGCTAATTCATCAATGGAAGAGCTTATAAGAATGGCTTTTCAAGGAGAACCTCTATGGCAACGCCAATTCAATAGTGATATTGAGATTCTAAATGAAGCTGAATATATACGAGAATTTCGAGCATTCGATGCAAGTCTCCGAGAGATAATGAAGATGATTGAAGTTGGTGATCCTCAATCCTTTTCAAATTTAGATGgaaattatgattttactcaACGTAGAAATGTGTTACATCAACAAGATGATCAATCGGATGTTCTTCAAACCGAGGCTTCACGAGAGATAGGGTTTGTTAATGTGAATGCTGCAAGTATTGTTGAATGCCTTATGGACATG AATCAATGGTCACTAGCATTCTCCAAGATTGTATCAAGAGCAACCCTACTTGGAATTTTGTCCGTCGGTCCGGTCGCCCGGAACTATGATGCAACTTTGCAAGTG ATGAGGGCAGAATTTCATATGCCTACACCACTTGTTCCTGTGAGAGAGTGTCAATTTGCAAGATACTGTAAACGTCTAGGGTTTAAGACATGGGGAGTCGTTGATGTCTCCTTGGAGAATTTATTTCCATATCCTCTTGTCAAATTCCAACGAAGGCCATCAGGATGTTTGATCCAAGAAATGCCCAATGGACATTCTAAG GTTACATGGGTGGAGCATGTGGAAGTTGATTATTCTCTAGTGTATAGGGTTTTTCAACCATTTGTCTCCTCTGGTTTTGCATTTGGTGCAAAGCGTTGGATTGCTACTTTAATCCAACATTATGAGGGGATTGCAACATTAATGTCCGAACAAAAGTTATCCGTCGACGGAG AAACGATATGCCAAAATGGGAAAAGGAGTTTAATAATGCTAGCAGAAAGAATGATGAGGAAATTTTGCGAGGATCTGAGTGCCTCTTCTAATAATTTCTGGATGCAATTTCCGATGAGTGGAGCTGATGATTGTAAGATGATGACCAAAAATATTGGAGCAAATTCAGGTGATCCCATTACAACAATAGCCTTCACTCATTCCTTATGGCTTGCAGCTCCTCCTATTCGAGTTTTCGATTTTCTTCGCCACGAAGATTGTCGAAACAAG TGGGATTTGCTATCTCGTGAGCTTGAAATTCAAGAACTTACTCACATCATTAAGGGACAGAATCAAGATAACACCATCTCCATCATCAAAACTTTG AGTGATCCAAACCACAAAGAAATAATGTACCTGCAAGAAAGCTACAGCGACCCAAGTGGATACTACGTCGTTTATGCTCCATTTGACCTAGACTCCATGGAAACTATACTAAATGGTGGAAAACCTGATGATATGAACGTCTTACCATCAGGATTTGTGATCCATCCTGGTAAATCCGTAAATGATGGCGATCATGAAGGTGCCAATTGTCTTCTTACCCTTTCATTTCACATCGTTGATGATTCGTcttcaaaaaatacaatttctGCTCAATCTGTTGATACGATTTTTAAGATCCTTCGAGAAACTTCTTACATGATCCAGTCTGCTGTTTCCTATGATGATTCTTAG